The genomic segment AGCCCACGCCCTTCACTCCTACTGCCCTGCCCGGCGACACCCAGGCTGCTGCCACCCACAGGCCCCACCTGACACCCGAGACGGAGGCCAACGTGAATGCGGCCAGCAGCCCAAGGTTATTTTAGTCACTGTTAGTGGCAACCATGCATAGGCCAGATACTAGAGGCAGGATAGCATTTAGTTTAGGATTGGTTTTTAATCAGAAGTGCTCATCTTTACAATGCTGGGGGCCTCAGACAGAGACAGTCCCTTAGCTCTGGGTAAAACACgcattttcttgattttatttaaacaatGGTGAAACCTAGAGAGAAACAGCCTAGCGCCCAGCTGTCCTCCGTTTTCACTGTCCTCAAGGCTTTGTGGCTGCACCATCGGGGACAGCCACGCTTGGCACAAGAGAAGAACAGCCGCGCTATGAGAGGGGGGAGGGCAACAGGCTTTGAGGCTCAGTCCTGCGAGATACAGAAACTGGGACCACGTCCCCACCCGACCGCGGGTCCTGCTGGAAGGACCTGGGAGGTGTGCGGTGGTGTCTCTGATGAGACTCGGCTGATGGTGCCCAGCAATGGCCCAGGGCGGCCCCCACAGAGTCCTGGTCCTGGGAGGGTTAGTTTCCATTTCAGGGCCATGCCCAGAGCTTGTTGCTTCTGAGCAAAGGAAGGCAGGCCCAAGTAGCCAAATGGACTGAAGCAGGGACTGAAGTTATTTGAGAAAAGGGCCAGTCAGGAAGAATTCTACCAGGAAACACAGGACACAGTTAATGGGGCGCCTCAGGTTGGGCTCTACGTGAAAGCACCACAGAGCTGCCCCCTCCCTGGGGTGCCCAGAGTGAGGGCTCAGCGCAGTCCACCCACTGAGGACAAGAAGCTGGGACGCAACAGAGTCCATCTACCCTGGGGAGCCACCGGCCCTGGTAGGCAGCTGTGGTGATGCTCTGTGGGCTGGAGGGGGGGCTGAGCAGAACTCCAGCAGGTCTGTGCCGGGGCACATGGGGCTCCATTCTTCAGGGGATGGCAAGATCAGGCCTCGCAGGGGTTCCCAAATGCAGGGTCAACACGACAACGGGGACAGCGCCAGCGGAAGAGTCAGCGGCCGGCGTCTCCATGCTGGAGGGGCCTGGTCCCCTGACACTTCCAGAAAGCTGCCCTCTCCCCTGCAGAGGGGCGTCAAACACCCAGCACGACCCCTCCCGATGTTCTGCCCCTTTCAAGAGTGGCATCTCGTAAACCACGCAGGGGAGCAGACGTGGGTCATCTCCGAGGGGCCCTGTCCCTGTTCTGAGACTGGCGGCTGCAACTCAGTCTCACACCAGtgagtgtggggtgggggagcagggagggcGCGCAGTGACTGCCTGTCATAACAGCTGCAGCGCAGGTCTCGGTTCTAAACCTGAGAGGCATGGCAGGCACCCTGTGCTGTGGGGAGCAGGGCCAGGTGGCACTGGACCAGGGCCACCGAGCTGCCGGACGGCCTGCAGTGGGCATCTCCTCGTGACCTGTATCACCGGCCCCATTCACTGATCTTGGAAACTGAGATCGGAGTGACGTGCATTTGTCCAAAATCCAAGTGAGTAGGTGGAGAAGTGGGTCTCGAGCCCCACCCCATCTCCCCGGAGCTCCTATTCTGCACACAGcgcccccacccacccaggcTGCATGGAAGCCAGCGTGGCCTTCCGGCTTGCTCCCCGCAGAGGGGATGGTGGAGCCAGCACGCCTGCCCCAGGACTCCTTCCACGAGCTGGAGGCAGCAGACCCCATGCATGCGGAGTGaccctccctggaggaggactgtGTTCTCCCTAGAAAACAGCCAGTCTCTCCAGTTCAGTCCCTACACGCCCCATGGCCCATCCTCCAGATCAGCTTGCtctggttctgttgctttttTCAAGACATGCTCAGCCCTCCTGTTGCTACTGGCGGATATGCAGGCGTGCGGTGCGCTTTGTGGAAAGCGTCTGGGCGGCAACGCCGAGGCTCCTGCGAGCAGGGGGGTGTCGGGTGTTGGCCAAGTCCCCCCGAGCGCATGCTGCTGCCCTCCCAGCCCTGAGCCACCCGCCGAGGGGAGGCGGACCATCAGGAGGTGAAGGACTGGATGTTCTTGAGCATCTCCTCAAAGGCCTGTGGGGACGGGGCGTCTGCGTTCCGGAAGGCGGCCTGGACCCTGCTGTACAGGCTGAAGGACTTCAGCTCCAGCCAGATGAACCCGAAGCGGTCCTCGTCAAATAGGACGAAGACCCCGGGGGTGCGCTCAGGGCTGGTGAAGCCGTGGCCGGCGATGAGGCCGGTGCCGTagaaactgaacaaaaataaGAGAGTGTGGGGAGAGAGGGTGAGTGGGGCCCTTGAAGGCATGTGGTGGCCCAGGCCCAACACCTTGTGGTCCAGGACATTCTggaacacccccaccccccaccagacATCCCACGTGGGCTACGTCCACCATCTTCCAGCAGTGGGCAATCCGCGGAGTCTGGCTGGTGGGTTCCGCACCTTCCAGGAGACTGGTGTTCACTTAGAGGGTATGAGCAGGCCTGCTGCTTCGCCCCGGATGGCTGGGCTCACCCTGCCGACTGCAGCTCTCTACCAACTCACCCAACGAAAGGATGAGGGTCTCAGGCAGCTCCCCCTGGTATTGCTGCCCCAAAGTGTACATCTTCATGGCACAGACCCAGGCAACAGAAACCTCGGTTCCCGGGATAGTCATGTACACGTGTGAACAACTCAAATGTAGTCAATGACTTATCTGCATGTAAAAGCAAAACTTGCAAATACCCGTTACAGCCACGTTTGGAGACTCGGGCTCTACTGCGTTTATGTCTTTCTTACAAAGAACTCAGTGTTTCTGACAGATGACGAGGAGTTGGGACTGGCCTGACCCTCCCAGTGTGTGGAATAATGCCCAGGACCCCACCTCTGCCTACCACACTGAGGCTCTGCTGGGCAGGAGGGAACTGCAGCCCTGCACCTGAGGGCCTGCAGCTCAGATGGCTCCTGGGCACCAAACTTGGACACACAGAAACATGTGCTGCAGAGGCTCTGCAGCTGGGCCAGGGAACGCACACACCCCTCCCAGCCGAGCCCCTAACAGCCAACTTGGGGTGGAGACCCTCTGGTGACATAGCGGGGGCTGGACCAGAGCTTCCAGGCTGGCTCTGCCCGAAGGCTCTGAGCTGGCCTTGAGGTGCTGCAAGTTGTCAAGTTTCCCAGGGATGAGAGATCTGTCTCCTTTATGACTTTCAAAAATTCACAGCAGGTGAAGTTACACTGGAACACTATTGTGTACACCTCCCTCTGGAAAACCCATATTCAGCCTCTTTTATCACAACGGTATTAACATGAAGAGGATGTAATAGATTTTGTCTGTCAAGTCCTCTCCCTTCGGGGAGCTCGGCGTGGGGCCCAGGGAGTAGCATTGGCCACCCGGGACCTGGAACACGTGGGCAGAGCTTCCCACGGTGCAATGCCGGGGTGAGCCCCACCCCAGGCTGCCTCTGTGCTGGTCTGGCAGGGGACCCCGGGAGCCCACGCCCCAATCCTTACCACATCCTGCAGGTCCGGGGATAGTCCTCATTCCTTGAGCTCACGCCCACTGGCAGCACAAACGGCTGCCCCTGCCCCGACTGGGCAGGTGGCTCAGCCGCGGCCGCAGCCCCTCCATCCCCAGGTGCCTGGGCCGGCTCAGCGGGTGGCTCCTCGCAGGGCTGGGGGCTCTGCCGGCCGAGACCCTCGGCGTCCTCGGGCCCGCCTTCCTGCTCCTTCTCTTGCTCCTGGCGCACCTGCTCACGCACCTCCAGGACGACGCGGGAGAGCTCATTGAAGTCGTGCAGGCTCTCAGCATCAGGCAGCTGGATGCGGTGCCTGAGGTCAATCTCCACCGTCTGCTGCCCAGCAGGGATGTTGGGGTCGCCCTGTGGAGCCAGTGTGCAGCCGTCAGCAGGCTCAGAGACCGCGCTGAGCTTCCAGCCCCAGTCCTGCCTCCAGCCGAGGGCGCTTGCTGAGCCTTTCCACTGGTTTGGCAGTGACCCCCTACCAGTCGGAATATCTGATACGTCCTTAAAAAAAACAGTGCCCAGAGCAGGCAGCCTCCTGTGAAAGGCCTTTGAGGACAGGGAATGACAGTACCCACGGGTGACCCTGGGAGGGCCCATAGGCACCCCTACACCGAAGACCTTGGGTGGGAGCCACCCTATGTTGACAGCTGAAGCGGCGGAGCCTCGAGAGGTCTGTGAACCCTCCCCAGTCAGGCAGGGCCGGCCGGAAATGCCAGCCCAGACTGTGTGCCTGGAAAAGGAGACAAGGGGCCCTTCGTCCAGGGCCCGCACTCAACTCAACAGCTCTCCCGGCATGTTCCCGAGCTGCTGAGGCCCAGACAGGCAGTGGGGGCCCAAGTGCTAAAGCAGAGGGTCACCCAGGGAGCTCCTGGAGCCTCGCACCCAGCCTACCCCCATTAAGTCAGAGCCTCTGTGGTGgggccagcatcagggtcttttctgccTCCTCAGGGATCCTGGGGTGTGACCAGAGCTGAGGGCTATGCAGGGAAGGCTGCCTTGGAAATGTTCAGAATCCCCAGGGGATCATGTGAAAGGTGGGCCCTGAATCAGGTCCGGGTGGGGCCCAAGATGCCAAGTTCCCGGCAAGCCCCCTGGGGAAGTCTAGGGCCTGCTCTGAGTAGCTGGGGAGCAGCCCGAGCCACCCTTTGCCAGGATTATGTGATCATGTCCACGTGGTGCTGGGCCCGGACCCACCGTGATCTTCGTGCCCCGGGCATGCTTCCCGTGGAAGCTGAGCATGACGATCTCCAGGCCGTGGCTGCCGTAGGTGCCCTTGAAGAGGCCCGGCCTGATGAGGTCATCCGGGCGGCTGGGCGGGAGGTAGATGCGGCGGTAGGTCAGGCAGTTGCTGTTGGGGGTGCGGGGGGGAGCGTAGTGTGAGAGCATGACTGGCACCGCCCACAGGCGTGGGGGTAGAACATGGGGCTCACGCCCACTGGCTATGCTGCACAGGGTGGGCCACGTTAGGCTCCCCCCAAAGGCCAGTCGGAACAGGGGCACCCCCTCCTTCCTGAACTCCGCTCACCCCAATGCATGGGTGCCCACACAcctcacaccttctccagcacccTGGGGTGGGGACTCCTGAGGCTGGCAAGGGGCCAAACAGAGGGAGCAGGAGAGAGTCAGAGGGCAGAGAGCATGAGAGCGAAGGGGGGCTAAGGGCTGCCCAGGTGGGCATGGGAAAGGGAACATGAGGCTCTAACATACAGGCCAGGCCTGTGAGAAAACAGCTGGTGGATTACGGTGGTCAGACAGGGAGAAAACAGACACCAAGGTGGGTCAGGAGATAGGGCCTCTGGCCATAGTACCCAGAGAGAGCAGGACTGTGCTCAAAGTACCCATAGGGACCATGTTCACAGTACCCAGAAGAGGGGGACTGTGTTCACAGCACCCAGAAGAGAGGGACTGTGAACACAGCACCAGGGAGGGAAAGACTGCCCGCCCCAGCCAGGGGCTGCACTCACTCGTACTGACTGGTGTAGATGAACTTCATCAGGATGAGCTCCTGCATGTGCTCGTGGAAAATGTCCTCCAGTGTCCGGCCCCACTCCTCCCTCAGCCATGTGCGGAATTCCTTCCAAGAGAACACAGGTCACAAAACCACCCCGACACGAGGGCGCGGAGAGGCTGCCTGCTGTGGTGGTGCGTGGACAGCATGAAGACGGAAGCCgggcaggaggggcaggagcGCGTGCATTCGtcctcccagctcccagcctccCTTCCTGTTGCGCCCGGGGCTCTGGTCCCCGCTTTCCCAACTGCAACGGGAAGGACACGTAGGGACCATGGGCGTCCTTCGTGGAGGCTGGGGCCACAGCATATGTCAAGAGCGCCTGGGAGGCAGCTGTGTGAGCCTCGCTTCCGTGCCAGAAGGCGCCATCTACGCTGAGCCTGGTTGTCAGGCTTCTGGGGGAGCGGGCACATCAGACCCCCGTGCTGGCCACGTCTGCTTTCTGCAGCCCCCAGTGAGTAAAGGACAGGGATGGGCAGGGTGGAGGGTGTGGGCACCTGTCTTTAAAACCTGTCTTTCTAGTTATGTTCAGTAAGTATATTTGTAAAAGGAAAGCTTTTTAAACAGAGCATCCATGAAGCCCCATAATTCATTATGGCGTCAAGCTATGCGAAGGATATTTAGTGCCTCATTGTTTCATTCTGTACATTCAACATAGCTAATCCACACCTATGTGTTCCTAACTCAGTACAGTGTTTCCAGTGACTATCTAGAATTAGCTCTacaaacagaagcaaaaacaatttactaaaaaaaaaaacctactatcTGTAAACTGCTTTAATATGTTACTGCCCAAACCCTGGCAAAGAATAGAAATTACTAGTGACTGAAATAAACAACTGTTAGACCTATAAGgtcaataaataataattaactgAATTTTTTATATACTAACGCAACAAAATTGGAAAATGAAAGCTTTAAAATCCTATTTACAACAGCCTCAAAAAacacaccagagaaggcaatggcgccccactccagtgctcttgcctggaaaatcccatggatggaggagcctggtgggctgcagtccatggggtcgctgagggtcggacaggactgagcgactttactttcacttttcactttcatgcattggagagggaaatggcaacccactccagtattcttgcctggagaatcccagggacagaggagcctagtgggctgccgtctatggggtcgcacagagtcggacacgcctgaagcgacttagcagcagcagcagcaaaagacaCACAGAC from the Capra hircus breed San Clemente chromosome 18, ASM170441v1, whole genome shotgun sequence genome contains:
- the FBXO31 gene encoding F-box only protein 31 isoform X2; its protein translation is MAVCARLCGVGPSRGCRRRQQRRGPAETAAADSEPDTDPEEELIEAGSAALSGAGDDRSAGPSSPPRCSLLELPPELLVEIFASLPGTDLPSLAQVCTKFRRILHTDTIWRRRCREEYGVCENLRKLEITGVSCRDVYAKLLHRYRHILGLWQPDIGPYGGLLNVVVDGLFIIGWMYLPPHDPHVDDPMRFKPLFRIHLMERKSATVECMYGHRGPHNGHVQIVKKDEFSTKCNQTDHHRMSGGRQEEFRTWLREEWGRTLEDIFHEHMQELILMKFIYTSQYDNCLTYRRIYLPPSRPDDLIRPGLFKGTYGSHGLEIVMLSFHGKHARGTKITGDPNIPAGQQTVEIDLRHRIQLPDAESLHDFNELSRVVLEVREQVRQEQEKEQEGGPEDAEGLGRQSPQPCEEPPAEPAQAPGDGGAAAAAEPPAQSGQGQPFVLPVGVSSRNEDYPRTCRMCFYGTGLIAGHGFTSPERTPGVFVLFDEDRFGFIWLELKSFSLYSRVQAAFRNADAPSPQAFEEMLKNIQSFTS
- the FBXO31 gene encoding F-box only protein 31 isoform X1, giving the protein MAVCARLCGVGPSRGCRRRQQRRGPAETAAADSEPDTDPEEELIEAGSAALSGAGDDRSAGPSSPPRCSLLELPPELLVEIFASLPGTDLPSLAQVCTKFRRILHTDTIWRRRCREEYGVCENLRKLEITGVSCRDVYAKRINPRVKSGRFMRILPDYEHMEYRDVYTCLLHRYRHILGLWQPDIGPYGGLLNVVVDGLFIIGWMYLPPHDPHVDDPMRFKPLFRIHLMERKSATVECMYGHRGPHNGHVQIVKKDEFSTKCNQTDHHRMSGGRQEEFRTWLREEWGRTLEDIFHEHMQELILMKFIYTSQYDNCLTYRRIYLPPSRPDDLIRPGLFKGTYGSHGLEIVMLSFHGKHARGTKITGDPNIPAGQQTVEIDLRHRIQLPDAESLHDFNELSRVVLEVREQVRQEQEKEQEGGPEDAEGLGRQSPQPCEEPPAEPAQAPGDGGAAAAAEPPAQSGQGQPFVLPVGVSSRNEDYPRTCRMCFYGTGLIAGHGFTSPERTPGVFVLFDEDRFGFIWLELKSFSLYSRVQAAFRNADAPSPQAFEEMLKNIQSFTS